Part of the Companilactobacillus zhachilii genome is shown below.
TCAATTCATTTGAGACAGCAATTTTTCGCTGGTACCTTCTTACCAATTCATCATCCGTTTTTCCTTCACTGTACAAAGCCAGTTCTTTTTCCGTAAAAGTGGGATCGAAGTTATCAGCATATGGATCGATTATTTCATATTCTTCATCATTCTTTGAAAAGCCATTCGTCAATCGATTCAAAATCTCATGATTAAAACTTCCCGCATATGGATGAGTATAAATAATTGTTTTCATATTCAAAATCTCCTTGTCACTTTATAACTCTAGTATATTACGTTTTTAAGGAATTAAAGAATCAATTACCAGTGATATTTATAGTCAAATTTGAGCTAAGACGTTCAACCTTTAAGCCTGTAATAGCAAGCAATTCCTAATCTTTTTGAGCCTATGAAGTTTATTCCAATTTAATATTGTATTACATAATTTTTCTATATAGAATGCTGTAAATCTCAAGTGTCATATTAGCCCATTAGCAAAGAAGACTAGTAATCCTATTTTGGATTGCTAGTCTTCTTTATTTTAAGTAATTTTTCTACATATTCCATTTATTAAAGATGTCATATTCTTACTCAGTACTAATGGATTCTTTGACTACGGAATCAAAATTATTATTTATTGATTCAAAAGCCAGGAATAACCTAGCCGGAAAGAGCAAGGAATTTTGGTCGCTGTGAAGGTGGCGTTGGAGCTTCAGCGCCTACACCACGGGACGACTTTTGAGACTTGCGGTTTATGCAAGGCTCAAAATCGAGATTGGAGACCGCTCTATGGCTCCAATCAGTCCCCATAGCGACCAAAATTTCTTGCTCTTGGAGGCGGCATAAATAAATTTAATTATCGTTAAACTTACCTGAAATCGACATTGTTGGTTGAATATTGATAAACGCTTCCGGATCAACTTTCATTACAATCTTCTTTGCAAAGAACAACTGATACTTTGTCAAAACTGTTGTAATCGAGCCAATTTCCTCACCTGAATACGCACCACGTAAATGGTAATCAAGCGTTAAACCACGATTTAATGATTTCAACAATTCCTTAGATACTTCATCAACTTTATGTGAATAAATCGTAACAGTAATTTTTTGTTGTTGAATGTACATCTTATCAATCACCACATTGGTAATATAGATTGAAATAATAGTGTAGAGGGCTAATTCCCAGCCAAATGTAAATCCAGCAATTGTAATAATAACTGCATTGATAGCAAAACTAACTTGTCCTACTGAACGACCAGTGCTCTTTTGGACTATCAGTGCAATAATATCAGTCCCACCGGTTGAAAATCCGTAACGGAAACACAATCCGATACCCGCACCAGACAAGATACCACCAAAGACGGCTGACAACAAAGGATCTTTAGTTATGGGATATAACGGCACTACTAAAATACATAACGATGCCGAAACGACTGAAATAATTGATAGAATTGTAAATTTTTTCCCCAATTTAAACCACGCCAAAATAACTAATGGTAGATTCAACAGAGCAAACCAAAGGTAAACAGGTGTGTTCGTGTGAGCAAATTCATTTAACAAGTTAACAATCAACTGTGAAGCACCAGTAACACCACTGGTATAAAGCTTAGCCGGCTGTAAAAGTAATTGAATACCTAAAGCCGAGGTTATTCCATAAAATAAAGCTGCTAAAATACTTTTATAATAGTTCTTTATGAATGTCATGAAATCCCTCCCATGTCTATTTAAATTTGATTACGCATCATCTGAATTATAGCAAACAAGCACCATTAAAAAATAGCCAAAGCATATTATTTTGGTTCTTTCTCAAGTTTGATTGGCTGCCGCCTCTGGGTACAAGTAAAAGGCCAGACGTTTTTTTAATTTATACAAAGGGAGCATAACTAACTCAATCATTACATAAAACAAATACTTAGTTAATAATGTTAAATTAAAGGTATACTACAAAAATAATCACGAACGGAGGACTTAATATGCAAAAAATTGGTTTTATTGGTACTGGCGTCATGGGCAGCGGCATTATTAACAATCTTCTCAAAGCTAACTATGATGTCGATATTTATACTCGAACTGAATCTAAGGCCGAACCGTTGATTTCTAAAGGCGCTCGTTGGTTTCAAAATCCTAAAGAAATTGCTGAAGATGCTGATATCATCTTCTCAATGGTTGGCTTTCCCCAAGATGTTGAAGATGTTTACTTCCAAGATAACGGTATCTTTGCCGGTTTAAATTCTGGTAAAATCATCGTTGACATGACTACTAGCACTCCTACTTTAGCCAAAAAAATCGGTGAAAAAGCTGAAGCAGATAACATTGAATGTCTTGATGCTCCCGTATCCGGCGGTGATGTCGGTGCCCGTGACGGTAATCTGACCATTATGGTTGGAGGTTCTAAATCCGCCTATGAAACTTTGCAACCCATTTTTAATATCATTGGTAAGACAAATCACTACTTTGGTTCTTATGGTGCCGGTCAACATGCCAAAATGGCCAACCAAATAATGATTGCGGGAACTATGACTGGTTTAACCGAAATGTTTGTTTACGCTAAAGCTGCTGGACTTGATCTACAGGCCGTTCTTAACACTGTAACCGGCGGTGGCGGTGATAACTGGAGTCTAGAAAACTATGGTCCACGTATTCTTAATAACGACTTCAAGCCAGGCTTTTATTCCAAGCATTTCCTAAAAGAACTCCGTATTGCACTTGATGAAAGTGAAAAAATGGGATTGAATCTTCCCGCAACTAGACAAGCCAAACAGCTTTACGAAAAACTTGTCGACGAACAAAAGCTTGGCAATGATGGTACACAAGCTTTAATTAAATTATGGTGGTAAATTTACATTTTACGACGAGAGTATTCAGCTTCTGAACCTTAATGCAGAAGGACCCAGTAATCCGATTTTGGATTGCTGGGTCCTTCTATTAGCGGAAAAAACTATGTTTTTGTCACTTAATCCAAATTCAACAGACAATTCATCAATTGAAAATGATGCATTAAGGATAACTTCTTAATCTTTCCCAATCCGGGAAACTTACTTTGGTCGTTATACTTTATCAGTTGCTCAAGGGCTGGTGTCATATTGATTCCATGCATATTTTGACTACACCATGTGACTAATTTGGCTAATGCTTCAAAAAATTTATCTTTTTGACCACTCATGTGCTCGTTGCTATCCGAAACAAAGTGATGTATTCGCAATGTTCCGTCAACTGTAACGTAGATCAAGTGCAACGCAATGGCCCGCGCTGGCATCCCCTTATCAAAATACACATGTCCTACCATTGAGTAATCACCGAAGCCATTATATCCATCAACTTGTTGATACCAATTAGCCGGTTCAAAAAATTCATCCTCCAAATCAGCATAATCTTCAACATGACGAACAAACGTCAACGGATCAGTTAATAATGTCGCCTTAGTTTTCACTAATTGATACATCCTAGCTTCATCGGGAATTAACACCTTATCCACAGCTTGTAAAACTTTTGTCTTCTGATAAGTCTTGAGCAACTCATAATTGTTAGCTATCAACAGTGATTGTTGATTTTTCCCCGGCTTAACAAAGTCACTGCTGAAATCAGCTGCCAAAATTGCACTTGGATAATAAAAATCCAAGTTATTCAACTCTGGTAGTGTATAAATCTTCGTATCATTTAGACCATAGACACTAACCTGTGGATTCGCAATTACACTGAATGGTTGTTGGTGATCAATCAGCGTTTGAACCGTTTGTTGCAACTCTTTTGAATCCCTCACTGGTTCAATAATCGGCACAATTTTAGAACTTAATTGGTCTTGTTCAACTAATTCTTTTAATGCTAATAAATCATACATTCGCCCACGCAAATAAGGAAAATAAATCATAATTTATCCTCCAAATTAGGTTGTTGTAGTTGCTGCAATTGTAATTTCAATTCCTGATACTCTGCATTACGGGCATCAAGTTCTTCCTGTAACGCCGTTATAGCATCATCTTCTATCTCATCGACAAAACGGTCATACAAGTTATAATCTGGTTTATAAACATCATAACCTGCCTTCGAACGTTTTTTTAATTCCTTAAATAACTTATCATCCGAATACAATTGCAACCCTTTTTCCACACGTTTGGCTTTATCCACTTCACGAAAAAGTGAGGCTACAAAATGACTAGTCAATTGCTTTTCATCTACCTGTAAATCTTGATACTGCGCTTTTTTGGCGACGGTTAGAAAACCTGGTGCCCGTAGCGTCTGTGGCGAAGCTTCCATTGCTTTTTTATCAAACGCACGATAAATCAATACCCCAATGTGAGTCGGTATCTCATCAGCAACTTCTTCATACAACTTTTGCGGTAGAACAAAATAATTGTAGTTACCAATAAAAGATAATTTAGCTTTCGAATGAAAGTCGGCTTTAGTTACTTTCAATTCGTAACAGCGCCATTCAATCTGATTATCTGATAGCTGTTGATAACTCAGCGTATCAACAATCCCTTTTTTATCTGGCATTGATACTTCTTCAACTACATAAGAACCTTGTTCAAAACAATATTGATACAAGGTGCTCTCTAATTCTTTTGTTAACTTAGTTTTCATGCTCTCGCCCTTTCCAAAAGTTATGCACAGCAGTGGTTAATTGTGGCAATGAACTGACACGTTGATAATGTTGCCAATGCTGTGGAAAAAGTCTGGTATACCTAGAACTGCCAAACCGTTGATCCATTAATAAAATTACTCCGGCATCATGACTACTACGAATCAATCGTCCCGCCGCTTGCAAAACATTGTTGAATCCCGGCATTTGATACGCGTACTCAAAGCCATGACCATTCTCTTTATCATAATAATCACGAATCAAGTTATTCTCAGCACTCAAACCAGGCAATCCGACACTGACAATCGCCACGCCAATCAACTTATCACCTCTTAAATCAATCCCTTCTGAGAAAATACCGCCTAACACGCAAAAGGCAACTAATGTTTCCTGAGGTTTTTCCACAAATCTATCTAAAAATCTTTGTCGAGCATCATTATCCATTTCTCCTTGTTGGGCAATCACTTGAATATTAGGATACGCCGTTTCAAAGGCATCCTGAACTTGCTTCAAATAGCTATATGACGGGAAAAAGACCAAATAATTTCCCGTTTTGCTACTGATCAAAGTATTCAAACTTTGAACGATACTATTCTGACTATATTGACGCTGACGGTATGTGGTTTGAATATATTGAGTTATTAAAATATTTTGGTTTTGAGCCGGAAATGGCGATGGCAACTGATAGGCCAAACTATTATCAATTCCACCAAGAACGCTTTGGTAATAATCCATTGGTGATAAAGTAGCAGAGAACAAAACTGCTCCTAAGCCTAGGTTCAGTGATTCATCAATAAAGTGACTAGGATCCAGACAAAGTTGCTTCACGACCAAATTTTTACCATCTAGGACCAATCTAGTCTTATAACTGTCATCAAACAATGCACCGATTTTGACAAAGGTTAATGATTCAAAGAAATAATCTTTTACACTGTCTAAAAACGCTGATGGCTGCTGATCTTGCATCCAATCACCCATGAAATCATTGAATTTACCTAAGGTGTTAATTAATTTATCAGGTACATCTGAAGTGATTTTCTCTTCTTGAGCGTCTTCTTTTAATATCTTTTTCATCTGATTAAATACACGCCGAACTTTCTTCAACTGCTTTTGAAAGTCCTCACTGGCCTTAGTATCAATTGTTTTAGCAGTCTTTAATAGTTTAGCAATCGGTTCATCAGTTATCGTTGCGGAATACATATCACGAGCGCGACTAACTAAATTGTGTACCTCGTCAATCAAGAAAAAGTTATCGGTATCTTTTTCAACAAAAAAGCGCTGTAAATAAACTAAGGGGTCAAACAAATAGTTATAATCACAAATGATTAAATCACAAAACAACGAAGCATCCAGCGAAAATTCAAACGGATCAACCGTATGTTTCTTAGCATATTTCTCAATCACAGCACGCGTTATAGCGTCCTCATTAGTTAACAAATCAGACAAAGCTGGTTTCAATCGATCATAATAACCAATCATATAAGGATTCTCTTCGGGGGCACATCTTGTTCCTCTGGAAAACGAATTTTATCCTTAGCGGTCAAAGTAATACTTTTTAACTTCAGACCCTTTTTAGCCATTAAAGCAACCGTTTCTTCAGCGACATGACGCGTACTCTGTTTAGCTGTTAAATAGAACAGACGTTGAACCTTTTCCTCTCCCATCGCCTTGATAGCAGGAAAAAGCGTTGAAATCGTCTTACCTGTCCCAGTCGGAGCTTCCACAAATAAGCGCTTTTTCAATAAAATTGTTTTATAAACAGCCGCTGCCATCTCATGTTGTCCAATCCGAAATTCTGGGAATGGAAAAGCCAATTTCTTAATCGACGTATTACGCGTCTTACGTAACTTAGCCCGAAGAACTAACCAATATTCATACTCATTGATTAAATCTTGGAAAAATTGTTGTAATTCTTCACGATTAAATACCTTCTCATCAGTCATAACTTTTTCAGTGCTGACTTGAAAATAAGTCAATTGTAGCGTTACATGATCAAATTCTGGATGTTCTTGCAAAATAATATAACCGTAAACTTTTACTTGTCCCCAATAAAGTTCCAATGTATTATCACTCAATTCATCGTATGCTTGATCAGACGTTTTAATTTCTTCAATTGAAACCTTATCATCAGTTAGCGTTATGCCATCAGCACGACCAGAAATGACATACTGCGTATCATTCATCGTAACGTCCGTTTTTAAATAAACTTCACTTTCATAAGCAGAAACCTTTGAACGTTCCTTTTGGAGTCGACGATGGATTCGAGCACCATTTAGAGCTGTATTTTGACTATTCTTTGTTTCATTTAAATCACCGCTACGCAAAACAAACTCTACCAACTGGCGAATCCCAATTTTAGTCGTCATAAATTACCTCCATAAATTACTAAATAACATTGTAAAACATGTGTTCGTTTTTGTCTTTAACTAAACTACCCATAATAACTAAAATATATTTTCTCTTACTCTTGGAGACACCAGATTTAACTAACAAAACACATGCTATAATATAAAACATTGATTATTTTTTGAAGGGGAATTCATCTTTATGACAAATGATACAAAAAATATCTTGAAGGAATCTTTATGCGCGGTATTACATCACAAAAACATCGATAAAATCACTATCAAAGATGTCGTCAGTGAATGTCACCTAACGCGTCAAACTTTCTACAATCATTTCTCAGATATTTATGCCCTCGTTGAATATTCCTCTAGCCAAGTAGCTGACGATGTTTTGAAAAATGCCGACTATGATAATTGGCAAGAAGCTTTCTATCAAATTATGATATTGATTCAAAACAATCAAAAATTAGCTAAAAACGTCTACCTCTCTGTTTATCGAGATGTTATGCACAAGTATATTTACGAAGTTATTTACAAATACATTATCCAAATTGTCGAGGAGCAAGCTAACGGTCTCAATGTCGATCAAAGTCATAAAAACTTCATTGCACATTTTTACAGTTTGGCCTTCATTTCCATTATTTTTGAATGGGTTCGTAACGATATGAAAGAAGATCCTCGCAACATTGTTGACCAAATCAGCGTTTTAGTACAGGGTGATTTTAAAAAAGCCTTACGCAAATATTCAATTTAAGTATTCTAGAATAAAACGTGTGACACCAAGTTGAGTTAGTTGCCGTCTCTGGATGCAAGAAATGTTGGCGCTGTGGGGACCGGTTCGAGCCGAAAGGCGGTCTCGAACCTCGATTTTGAACTTCGCAAAGGACGCAAATTTCAAAACTCGTCCCGTGGTGTAATGGCTGAAGCCATAACGCCACCTTCACTGCTGCCAACATTTCTTGCACCCAGAGACTAATACATTTATTATTTTTAATACGATGTAACTAACTAATTCGATAAACAAGTGCCATATTATTTGAAATTGAACATAAGCAAAAGGCTAGATATTTTTCTGGATTAATACCCGGAAAAATACCTAGCCTCTTTTTATTTTCGATTCTATGGTCAAAGTTGTGAAAACCAATTTTGGATTGACTCGACAATAAATCTACTTCACTTTTCCAACAAGAATTGTTGAACCAACAGTAATTTGCTTAACTTTGGTCCAATCAATCAAAGAGTTATCCACATTAAATAATAACGGCGTCATACCGATGAAAGCTGTTCGTTCTTCGGGTGTAACGTTATAAGTCTGGGTAGCATCAATTTGATCGACCAATTGATAATGTTCTTCGAAATAATCCAAGACCTTTTTATTGGAATATTTTTCTTGCTTTAATTGGTCTTTTGCCTGCTCGCGCAACTCTTGGACATGGTATTGGTTGGGGATAACTTTCAACACATAGCCGCCTGTCTTCAAAATACGATTAAATTCTTGGTAATTAGCGGGTGAAAAGATATCCACAATTCCGTCAATTGATTGGTCTTGAATCGGTAAATGTGCTAAATCACCTACGAACCACTCTACCGGTGTATTAGGCCCCTTAGCTGCTAACTGAATGGAATCCTTTGAAATATCAAAAGCAAACACTTTTCTATCAGGTAGTTCAGCAATCTTTTTAGCATAATAGCCTTCTCCACAACCAACATCGAGAACACTGGTCAATTTTAATTCTTTAACCAAAGCCAATATTTTCGTAGCTATATGATCATACATCCCATGCTCTAAAATTAAATGACGATTTTCAAAAGAATCTAAATCATAATTTTTCGATTGCTTATTATTCAACACAAAATCCACAAATCCTTTTTTGGAAATGTCAAAATTATGATTTTGTCCACAGGTTAAACTATGACCATTCAATTCCAGTTTTTCCCTACAAATTGGACATTGGAAATACTCATTACTATTATCAAATTTTTGAATTTTACTATTCATAAAACACCTATTCTTCTACTTGTGATATCAATTGTGGCATTGAACTATGTATGAATTTCTTAGCAAATTCATCGTTATATATCCACGAATTGATCTGATTTTTAGCCAAGATCAATGGCATCCGATCATGAATTTGAATCATCGATTCGTTGGGCTCGGTTGTAAACAAAATACTTTGTGCTACATCATCAAAATAATTATAACAGCCTGCAATGAACAACGTCTGTGGATCATTACTAAAATTAAACTTATATTTCTGCTTAGCTTTACTCCACTCAAAAAAGCCCGTTGTTGGATAGACACAACGACGTTTCAAAAAAGAGTCGGCAAACATCGTTTTCTGTTGAACCGTTTCAGAACGGGCATTAATAATTGACTGGCCCTTTTTAAAACCCGGAAAGCCCCATCTCATACCAACAACTTTGACCTGCCGCTCTCCAGCAACAATTAAGGCTGTTTCATCAGTTGGAAAAACTTCACCCGTTTTAGGAGAAAAACCAGCATCAACAGCCAATTGATAAATACGCTTTATTTCCGGATTCTTATCCGGTTGAAACATGTAACGTCCACACATCGTTGTATCCTCCTCGCTTTATTATCTACTTTTACACAAATTCAGCCTGAAAAACAATCTTTTACAAAAAAGAGTGCAACAAAAAATGTTCAACTTTCGAGCATTAATACAATTGGCCCTAGTAATCCGATGTTGGGTTCCTTCTCAATTTTGGTTATCGAATCGAATATAAAAAGGCTAGATATGTTTCCACTGGTATAAATCCAGAAAAAGCATCTAGCCTCTTATCGAATCAATTAGTCTCTGGGTGCAAGAAATTTTAGCAACAGGGGTGGCGTTATAGTTCTAGCATTACACCACGGGACGACTTTTGTCGGTCCCCATAGCGACCTAATTTCTTGCTCTTGGAGGTGGCATATTTAACTAGTTAATTTAACTGTTTAGGCCACCGATTTCCGAAGTCTCTTTGTGGTAAGCACGTCAACACAATCAAAGCAATCGCTCCAACAAAGGGAATAATCCCCAGTAAAACCCACCAGCCATGCATTTTAATATCATGCAGGCGCCGAATTATTGCGGTAAAAACAGAGATCCAATAATATCCCAAACTAATTGCCATCGCAACGCCAAGGATGGAACTCCAATAAAAATCATTAACTGGCATTTTTATGATTGCAAATACTAATAAACCAACAATTACGAAGGCTGTGATTGTCATGCCCAAAAAGCCCCACCAAAAGTCCTTCCGACTCATTCGCTTAGCGCCAACAAACAAATCTTGAAAATATAATCTAGTTGAAGAAATTATTCCTGGATGAAAACTTTCATTCCAAACTGATCCATTAATTTGCATTTACCTACTCCTAAATATGAATACCAATCACGAAACCTAATATTCCAAAAACATAAGTTAAAACAAAGTACCAGAAACAACGCCATATTTGATGTTGAAACCATAATTGACTTAACTCCATATTAAAAGTTCCGAATGTGGTGAAACCTCCACAAAATCCAGTTCCTAGCAATAATAATATCGCACCGTTACGAATTTGTGCAGTTAAAATACCTAAGATGATTGCGCCACTAATATTTATCAGCATCGTTATAATCGGAAAGTCGATTTTTATTTTAGCTTGTATTAACGTTAATTCATTTCTAAAAAAGGCCCCGATTGAGGCACCAACCCCAACAATCAAGAAATTTATCACTTTTTACGCCCCTCTCTTTTAACGTAATCATTAAAAGCACGTGACGCTG
Proteins encoded:
- a CDS encoding YitT family protein, with the protein product MTFIKNYYKSILAALFYGITSALGIQLLLQPAKLYTSGVTGASQLIVNLLNEFAHTNTPVYLWFALLNLPLVILAWFKLGKKFTILSIISVVSASLCILVVPLYPITKDPLLSAVFGGILSGAGIGLCFRYGFSTGGTDIIALIVQKSTGRSVGQVSFAINAVIITIAGFTFGWELALYTIISIYITNVVIDKMYIQQQKITVTIYSHKVDEVSKELLKSLNRGLTLDYHLRGAYSGEEIGSITTVLTKYQLFFAKKIVMKVDPEAFINIQPTMSISGKFNDN
- a CDS encoding NAD(P)-dependent oxidoreductase, whose product is MQKIGFIGTGVMGSGIINNLLKANYDVDIYTRTESKAEPLISKGARWFQNPKEIAEDADIIFSMVGFPQDVEDVYFQDNGIFAGLNSGKIIVDMTTSTPTLAKKIGEKAEADNIECLDAPVSGGDVGARDGNLTIMVGGSKSAYETLQPIFNIIGKTNHYFGSYGAGQHAKMANQIMIAGTMTGLTEMFVYAKAAGLDLQAVLNTVTGGGGDNWSLENYGPRILNNDFKPGFYSKHFLKELRIALDESEKMGLNLPATRQAKQLYEKLVDEQKLGNDGTQALIKLWW
- a CDS encoding sce7725 family protein; the encoded protein is MIYFPYLRGRMYDLLALKELVEQDQLSSKIVPIIEPVRDSKELQQTVQTLIDHQQPFSVIANPQVSVYGLNDTKIYTLPELNNLDFYYPSAILAADFSSDFVKPGKNQQSLLIANNYELLKTYQKTKVLQAVDKVLIPDEARMYQLVKTKATLLTDPLTFVRHVEDYADLEDEFFEPANWYQQVDGYNGFGDYSMVGHVYFDKGMPARAIALHLIYVTVDGTLRIHHFVSDSNEHMSGQKDKFFEALAKLVTWCSQNMHGINMTPALEQLIKYNDQSKFPGLGKIKKLSLMHHFQLMNCLLNLD
- a CDS encoding TetR/AcrR family transcriptional regulator yields the protein MTNDTKNILKESLCAVLHHKNIDKITIKDVVSECHLTRQTFYNHFSDIYALVEYSSSQVADDVLKNADYDNWQEAFYQIMILIQNNQKLAKNVYLSVYRDVMHKYIYEVIYKYIIQIVEEQANGLNVDQSHKNFIAHFYSLAFISIIFEWVRNDMKEDPRNIVDQISVLVQGDFKKALRKYSI
- a CDS encoding methyltransferase domain-containing protein, encoding MNSKIQKFDNSNEYFQCPICREKLELNGHSLTCGQNHNFDISKKGFVDFVLNNKQSKNYDLDSFENRHLILEHGMYDHIATKILALVKELKLTSVLDVGCGEGYYAKKIAELPDRKVFAFDISKDSIQLAAKGPNTPVEWFVGDLAHLPIQDQSIDGIVDIFSPANYQEFNRILKTGGYVLKVIPNQYHVQELREQAKDQLKQEKYSNKKVLDYFEEHYQLVDQIDATQTYNVTPEERTAFIGMTPLLFNVDNSLIDWTKVKQITVGSTILVGKVK
- a CDS encoding SOS response-associated peptidase: MCGRYMFQPDKNPEIKRIYQLAVDAGFSPKTGEVFPTDETALIVAGERQVKVVGMRWGFPGFKKGQSIINARSETVQQKTMFADSFLKRRCVYPTTGFFEWSKAKQKYKFNFSNDPQTLFIAGCYNYFDDVAQSILFTTEPNESMIQIHDRMPLILAKNQINSWIYNDEFAKKFIHSSMPQLISQVEE
- a CDS encoding DUF805 domain-containing protein; the protein is MQINGSVWNESFHPGIISSTRLYFQDLFVGAKRMSRKDFWWGFLGMTITAFVIVGLLVFAIIKMPVNDFYWSSILGVAMAISLGYYWISVFTAIIRRLHDIKMHGWWVLLGIIPFVGAIALIVLTCLPQRDFGNRWPKQLN
- a CDS encoding fluoride efflux transporter FluC, translated to MINFLIVGVGASIGAFFRNELTLIQAKIKIDFPIITMLINISGAIILGILTAQIRNGAILLLLGTGFCGGFTTFGTFNMELSQLWFQHQIWRCFWYFVLTYVFGILGFVIGIHI